The Etheostoma cragini isolate CJK2018 chromosome 15, CSU_Ecrag_1.0, whole genome shotgun sequence genome window below encodes:
- the abat gene encoding 4-aminobutyrate aminotransferase, mitochondrial isoform X2 — MASSLIGRHFALSLQKHLWLSGPGCRHVSKAAPQTQVEFDFNGPSMKTAVPGPRSQELTKQLGEIQNVGAVNFFCNYEESRGNYLVDVDGNRMLDIYTQISSIPIGYNHPALLKLMSNPNHLSTLVNRPALGILPPENFPDNLTESLLSMSPSGMTRVQTMACGSCSNENAFKAMFIWYRNKERGHNTPSEEDLSSCMVNQTPGSPDLSILSFMGAFHGRTMGCLATTHSKAIHKLDVPSFDWPIAPFPRLQYPLEEFSRENAQEEARCLEEVEDLIVKWRQKGRPVAGIVIEPIQAEGGDNHASPDFFKSLRNIARKHGCAFHVDEVQTGGGSTGKMWAHEHWGTDDPADIVSFSKKLLTGGYFHRDEFQADKPYRIFNTWMGDPSKNLILAEVLNVIRRENLLEEVTRSGRALLNGLYDLQAQYPGMLSRARGQGTFCAIDICDDATRDSILLKARDKGVLLGGCGDRSIRFRPALVFKEYHVHIFLNIFNDVLAQHK, encoded by the exons ATGGCGTCGTCCTTGATCGGCCGTCACTTTGCTCTCTCCCTGCAGAAACACTTGTGGCTCAGTGGTCCAG gctgtAGACATGTCAGCAAGGCGGCACCACAGACCCAGGTGGAGTTTGACTTCAATGGACCCTCCATGAAGACTGCAGTTCCTGGACCACGATCCCAa GAGCTGACAAAACAGCTGGGAGAGATCCAg AACGTTGGTGCAGTCAACTTCTTCTGTAACTACGAGGAGAGCCGGGGGAACTACCTGGTGGATGTGGACGGCAACCGCATGCTGGACATCTACACTCAGATCTCCTCCATCCCCATTG GATACAACCATCCCGCGCTGCTCAAACTCATGTCCAATCCCAACCATCTG AGTACTCTGGTAAACCGACCGGCCCTGGGAATCCTGCCGCCGGAGAACTTCCCCGACAATCTCACTGAAAGCCTTCTCTCT ATGTCTCCCAGTGGAATGACCCGTGTCCAGACCATGGCCTGCGGATCCTGTTCCAATGAGAACGCTTTCAAGGCCATGTTTATCTGGTACAGG AACAAGGAGCGGGGCCACAACACACCGTCTGAGGAAGACCTCAGCTCCTGCATGGTCAACCAG ACCCCAGGTTCTCCAGACCTCAGTATCTTATCTTTCATGGGAGCTTTCCATGGAAGAACCATGG GTTGCTTGGCAACAACACACTCCAAAGCGATCCACAAGCTGGATGTGCCGTCTTTTGATTGGCCCATCGCTCCGTTTCCTCGACTGCAGTACCCGCTGGAGGAGTTCAGCAGAGAGAATGCACAGGAAGAGGCTCGCTGTCTGGAGGag gTGGAGGATCTGATCgttaaatggaggcagaagggGAGGCCGGTGGCCGGGATTGTAATTGAACCAATCCAGGCTGAAGGTGGAGATAACCACGCCTCCCCAGACTTCTTCAAAAGCCTCCGCAACATTGCACGCAAA CATGGATGTGCTTTTCACGTGGATGAAGTCCAGACTGGTGGGGGGAGCACAGGGAAGATGTGGGCCCATGAGCACTGGGGCACGGATGATCCTGCTGACATAGTCTCCTTCAGCAAGAAGCTTCTGACCGGTGGCTACTTCCACAGGGACGAGTTCCAGGCGGATAAG CCGTACCGTATCTTTAACACATGGATGGGGGACCCGTCGAAGAACTTGATCCTGGCTGAGGTTCTGAATGTGATCCGCAGAGAGAACCTTCTGGAGGAAGTGACCCGCTCTGGAAGAGCCTTGCTAAATGGCCTTTATGACCTtcag GCTCAATACCCCGGCATGTTGAGCCGAGCTCGAGGACAGGGGACCTTCTGTGCCATTGATATCTGTGATGACGCAACACGCGACAGCATCCTGCTCAAGGCCAGGGACAAAG GCGTCCTCCTGGGAGGGTGTGGGGACCGATCCATCCGTTTCCGTCCAGCGCTGGTTTTCAAGGAGTACCACGTTCACATCTTTCTCAACATTTTCAATGACGTGTTGGCCCAGCACAAGTAG
- the abat gene encoding 4-aminobutyrate aminotransferase, mitochondrial isoform X1 has translation MASSLIGRHFALSLQKHLWLSGPGCRHVSKAAPQTQVEFDFNGPSMKTAVPGPRSQELTKQLGEIQNVGAVNFFCNYEESRGNYLVDVDGNRMLDIYTQISSIPIGYNHPALLKLMSNPNHLSTLVNRPALGILPPENFPDNLTESLLSMSPSGMTRVQTMACGSCSNENAFKAMFIWYRNKERGHNTPSEEDLSSCMVNQTPGSPDLSILSFMGAFHGRTMGCLATTHSKAIHKLDVPSFDWPIAPFPRLQYPLEEFSRENAQEEARCLEEVEDLIVKWRQKGRPVAGIVIEPIQAEGGDNHASPDFFKSLRNIARKHGCAFHVDEVQTGGGSTGKMWAHEHWGTDDPADIVSFSKKLLTGGYFHRDEFQADKPYRIFNTWMGDPSKNLILAEVLNVIRRENLLEEVTRSGRALLNGLYDLQAQYPGMLSRARGQGTFCAIDICDDATRDSILLKARDKGILLGGCGDRSIRFRPALVFKEYHVHIFLNIFNDVLAQHK, from the exons ATGGCGTCGTCCTTGATCGGCCGTCACTTTGCTCTCTCCCTGCAGAAACACTTGTGGCTCAGTGGTCCAG gctgtAGACATGTCAGCAAGGCGGCACCACAGACCCAGGTGGAGTTTGACTTCAATGGACCCTCCATGAAGACTGCAGTTCCTGGACCACGATCCCAa GAGCTGACAAAACAGCTGGGAGAGATCCAg AACGTTGGTGCAGTCAACTTCTTCTGTAACTACGAGGAGAGCCGGGGGAACTACCTGGTGGATGTGGACGGCAACCGCATGCTGGACATCTACACTCAGATCTCCTCCATCCCCATTG GATACAACCATCCCGCGCTGCTCAAACTCATGTCCAATCCCAACCATCTG AGTACTCTGGTAAACCGACCGGCCCTGGGAATCCTGCCGCCGGAGAACTTCCCCGACAATCTCACTGAAAGCCTTCTCTCT ATGTCTCCCAGTGGAATGACCCGTGTCCAGACCATGGCCTGCGGATCCTGTTCCAATGAGAACGCTTTCAAGGCCATGTTTATCTGGTACAGG AACAAGGAGCGGGGCCACAACACACCGTCTGAGGAAGACCTCAGCTCCTGCATGGTCAACCAG ACCCCAGGTTCTCCAGACCTCAGTATCTTATCTTTCATGGGAGCTTTCCATGGAAGAACCATGG GTTGCTTGGCAACAACACACTCCAAAGCGATCCACAAGCTGGATGTGCCGTCTTTTGATTGGCCCATCGCTCCGTTTCCTCGACTGCAGTACCCGCTGGAGGAGTTCAGCAGAGAGAATGCACAGGAAGAGGCTCGCTGTCTGGAGGag gTGGAGGATCTGATCgttaaatggaggcagaagggGAGGCCGGTGGCCGGGATTGTAATTGAACCAATCCAGGCTGAAGGTGGAGATAACCACGCCTCCCCAGACTTCTTCAAAAGCCTCCGCAACATTGCACGCAAA CATGGATGTGCTTTTCACGTGGATGAAGTCCAGACTGGTGGGGGGAGCACAGGGAAGATGTGGGCCCATGAGCACTGGGGCACGGATGATCCTGCTGACATAGTCTCCTTCAGCAAGAAGCTTCTGACCGGTGGCTACTTCCACAGGGACGAGTTCCAGGCGGATAAG CCGTACCGTATCTTTAACACATGGATGGGGGACCCGTCGAAGAACTTGATCCTGGCTGAGGTTCTGAATGTGATCCGCAGAGAGAACCTTCTGGAGGAAGTGACCCGCTCTGGAAGAGCCTTGCTAAATGGCCTTTATGACCTtcag GCTCAATACCCCGGCATGTTGAGCCGAGCTCGAGGACAGGGGACCTTCTGTGCCATTGATATCTGTGATGACGCAACACGCGACAGCATCCTGCTCAAGGCCAGGGACAAAGGTA TCCTCCTGGGAGGGTGTGGGGACCGATCCATCCGTTTCCGTCCAGCGCTGGTTTTCAAGGAGTACCACGTTCACATCTTTCTCAACATTTTCAATGACGTGTTGGCCCAGCACAAGTAG